Part of the Scyliorhinus torazame isolate Kashiwa2021f chromosome 8, sScyTor2.1, whole genome shotgun sequence genome, TTTAGGtctatgcaggtgcgggatttcacgAAGAAGGTTTTCCTGCCTTTTCCGGTGATACTGCCTTCCTCATTGTTGGAGAGGGTGCTGTCGGTAATGGggctggaggtggtgggggtgggggtcaactCACTGATCCACAGGAGGATTTTGAAGGAGGATATGGTGGcattggagggggttaaggccaagtgggagtacGAGTTGGGTTGGAGAAGGGGTTATGttgggaggtgctgcggagggtgaatgcctcaattcATGTGCAAGGCTGGGGTTATGCTgctaaaggtggtacatagggggcacctcatagaatcttagaatctacagtgcagaaggaggccatccagcccatcgagtctgcaccggcctttggaaagagcaccctacctaagcacatACCATCTGatgaagtcaaggatgagccggttgtttgagaggGTGGAGGACATCTGTGAGCAGTGTCGGAGGGATCTGGCCAATCATGTAtaaatgttctggtcctgcctgaagttggagaaattctggaggtttttttcagcaccatgttggtgatcctgcatgtggatttggaaCCTGGTCCcatggaggccatatttggggtgtcggtctTGCCGGAACTGCAGacaggagcgggggcagatgttttggcctttgctcacTAATAGCTCGCAGGcgagtcctgttggggtggaggtcagtctctccaccccgtGCCTCAGCTTGGCTGGGGGATGGAGTTCCTGTACTTGGAGACGGTTAAATTCATTTTGAGGGAGGCAAGTAAGCTGTTCCGCAAGAGATGGGGTTAGTTTATATTACTCTTTAAAgagctggttaccgtcagctggtgaggggggagtgggaaatggggggggtggggtatagTTAATATGTAAAAaatcaaataaaaatattttcaataaaattaTACTCCAGAATTTAATTTTAAACCATGTGGTTCAACTATGAACAACATTTTACAGATAGCATCTCATCATTGTGTTCCAGCAGCAAAGGAATCCATTGTTCCATCAAGTATCCAATCATTTTGATATATCTTTACCTTTATATGCTTCAATCCCATTCACAAGTAGCCAGGTTCCTGGGTTTTCTTTCTTCAGCAAACTGTATAGGAATTTGACTGCACTCATTGAAGTAACCCAGTTTATCACAGTCACACAAAGTGCATGGCATGTCTCTGCATTTTGAAGCCTTTTACAGATAACCATGGTCTTGTGTTGCGATGATTATTATTGTCCTTTTATCTGCACCATGCTGCAATCCTATCCAATCAGATTGTTATCCACAGGTTAAGATAAagaataaattctacttctaataaAAAAGTTACATACTACAAAGAATGATAAGTTGTTGTCAGTTATTTTAAGCAAGTCTTTCAGTCCCACAACCTTGCTGATGTTTCTAAGTCATTAAAGCCATACTTTGACAttaccatggtggcacagtggttaacactgctgtctcacagcatcggggacccgggttcgattccaaccttgggtgactgcctgtgtgcagtttgcacattcgccccgagtctgcttgggtttcctccgggtgctccaatatcctctcacagtccaaagatatgcaggttaggtggcttggacgtgctaaattgccccttaatgtccaaatgttaggtggagttacagggtagGGCACGGGCATGGGCCTTGGagagtgctatttcagagggtctgtgcagactctatgaggcaaatggcctgcttctgcactgtaggaattctatgagaaCTAATGGATTGAAATACTGTACACAGTCTGAACAACCAGGCAGCTATTTTGTTTTGCAGTGGAGTGATattctatttattttattttagtaAAACTGCATCTCTTTTCACATTTTCATATAATTCATTCTAGTTTTTAATATAAAACCTTTGTCGGATTTTTGAATTTAAAAATATACATGCACTTAAGTTTGACCCTGTCTTGTCTTTTTTTAATGATTCTGACAGCAAGGGGAGAAGCACTCTGAAGTCACTTTATTAGTGGGACCAAGATATGGAATAAGCCATGTAATCAATGCGAAAACACACCTTGTGGCACTACTGGCTGACTTCAGCCATGTCAACAAGATTGAGATGTTCTCAGAAGAGGAAAACAATGTTAGAGTTGAACTGAATGTGTTGGACGTTAAGGTAAGATTTAATTGGAGGTGGGGAAGCAAACTGAGAGGCAGGGGAATCTCACCAAGGCAAGTGCTCTAATGTGAGATTTGGTCGGGGGATTAGAGTTTAGACAAAGGGAGTTGGAGGATTATTGATCAGCAAACCAAGGAAAATAACGACAAATCAAATCTCAAAGTTCTAAAACCACCTCTTGTTATTTTATCACTGATAAGTACATTTTTAACTACAAGCAACATTGAAAGTCTGGAATTTTGCATATCTGCATAATAATGAAAGAATGAGGTGAAAATGTCCACTCATTCTTAAATCAAGTATGTAAATCCCGTCAGTTTGACCTGAATTTGACATTAATTTGACATTAATTTTCCATGTTCTAACTCAACACACTGCAGTCGTGGGATTCGATTTCACGCCTTCTCTATGAATGCATTTGACACAAATTTAATTTCAAACGGGTAGTTTTGGTTTTAGCAAGTGACAATGCCGACCCAATCATAGTTACGGTCGCTGCTAAATTTGAAAGGAGATCCATGCATCTTAGATTGCGGCGAAGTGCCAGTCAGTACGCTTCCCTGTGTAACAGTTATTCTTTAAAGGCAAAGGGAGGTTAACTGGTTTAACGAATTGAAATGAGTTTTTCTCGATCTAGACTGAAGGAATCTCAAGCTGCTGTCTTTTTATTTTCAGCCCATCATATTATTAATGGAGTCAACAGATGCAATGAACCTTGCTTGCTTGACAGCTGGATACTACAGGCTGTTGGTGGACTCACGACGCTCCATTTTTAATATGGCTCATGGCAAACGCACTGCAAATAATGAAGCAGGTAGCATCATTAGATGTGAGCGTGCAATTTTTTCTGATTCTATTACATTCAAAATGTTAATTTAGTAATTATTTCCAAATATCAGAGAGTAAATTGTAAACTGGGGCTGATTAGCTCAGTCAGCTAGATGACTAGTGTGTTGCGCAGAATAATGTTGATGGTACAAGTGCAATCCCTGTGCCAACTGAGGTAGTTCTTGGGGCCAACCTCCTCACCAGCATCCTtcatggggagagaggtggagacttGTATATTAGACTGAGAGAATTTAAGCACCAGAAGAGGTCGATAGACTAATAATTGGAAGCTGACACAAGCATGAATTTATGCTATGTTGGAGGGAGGGGAAATTTCCTCCATGCACTATATTTAAAGTAATATAAATTAGTTCATAGTTTTGTTGCACCTAGGGTAAAGGAGATCTTCCCCTGTTGCAACCACATGATTGCATTTGTAAAGAGGTGACAATTTTTAAATATTAGCTCTGAACTTCCTGTTGCCTGTCTACTTACTAAAAAGCTTTGTTTCCATCCATGCACATTCTTGTTTACCCACCTTTTCCCTCTGATCTTCCTCCCTGCTCTCATCAAGCACTGAGTACTGTTGAGGTGTGGTCCAATGCTATGTGACCACCTGTGATCCTAAACAATCAGCTTTGGGAAGCTATTCAACTCCAGACGTCATTACTGTCAAATTCAATTCTGTCTACAGCCAGCCCGTTCACATGCTCACATGCTCTTTCTAGCAGGATTGCTGGAACAGAATCAGGGAATGATGCTGATTTTTAAGCTCCCTAATTTTTTGCTTTATACCTCATTTGGATTCTGCCCTTAATTAACATTTAAAGAAATTTAAAGCAATGGGAATTGAAATGAACTTGGGAGCATATTCTCCCTTCAATGCTGTCACCATAATTCCCTCTTCAATCTACTTTAATAGTATTTGAATTGAATTTAAACCTATATTTTCATTTTTGGTTTTCTTTATGCCCTTACCCATCTAATTCTCCATCTGTTTGAATATGATGCTCCTTCGCAGTTCAATGAGGTCGCAATTTCTAGTATTTTTCTGGTTTATTGTGGCATCTCAAATTAATGTTGACTGCATTCAAAGAGCAGGCGCAGCATAGATTTCCAAGTGTTTCACCCTTGTAGTTTCCTGACTGACCAGCAGTGTCATATCAAGTCCAATAGCTTAAAAACTAAAAtgtacagggtggcatggtggcgcagtggttagcactgctttctcacagcgctgaggacccgggttcgatcacggcccctggtcactgtccgtgtggagtttgcacattctccccgtgtctgcgtgggtctcacccccacaacccaaagatgtgcaggttatgtggattggccacgttaaatttccccttaatttaaAAACAAAAGTTTTTAAAAGATAAACTAAAATGAAGGGCTGATACATTAGGACCTGAATTGTTTGgaagggagcaggggaggggggggggggggggggggggggggtggggggagacttgATCCCTGCCTTCCTAGGAGATTCATGCTCAAAAGAGCATCAAGTGGCTGCAGGTgagactctcctccccccccccccccccccccccccccccccctcccctcactgggcCAGCAACTCTCCAATCCCTGCAGCAACGGTGCTGCAGTGGACAGAGAAAGAAATGCAGCAAGATGCCCAAGACTAAGTCCAGGTACTAGAGGCCCAGATAAGTTCAAGCAGTCCCAGGGCAGGGAGGTTAGCGAAGATCTGGGGTGCATGAAGCGCACCCCCCGCCCCCTAGCCCCAGGAGGAAAAAAAACAGTATAATGAGCAAATAAGAAAACTGGTCTGAACAATTTTTTTCCTTCCGGGCCATACAAATTCAATCTCCACGCCAGCCGAAAGATTGAGCCTGGAAAGGAAATGGCCCTTAAGTTGCCAAAAGCTGGCGATTAAGGGCCTGACTTGGGGCTGGGACGGGCTTCCTGCCCGAGACTTTGTCCAGCCCAGAGTAAAATCGGTGTGTGGTCGGAGCTTGTGAGAACCTGGAGGGAAACCCGTCCCTTCAATTTCACTCTCCACCCCGGGCGGTGCAGGAGCGTGTTATTCTGGCCTTGGATTTATTGGTGTTCGGTTTGTCTTTCGCCAACTACAGCTTATATTCATGCAGTACTTTTAATGTAATATAATGTGCCAAGACACTTCACAGAAGCATTGTAAACTAaagtatgacactgagccacataaggacatATTAGGTCAAATGATCAAAAATATGGCGAAAGGGAGGTATATCATGAGGGGGCATCAAATTCCATGGAGAGCAGGACAGCAAAGGTTAGGAGAGGGGtgatgagtgggagacagtgagtggctgGCAAGTGAGACAGCGAGCGAGACAGTGATGGTTCAGGAGAGGGGAGgtaagtgagagagagcgggaagaGTGCTTTTTTCCAGCTGAGCTTGATCTGTGCCTTCCTTAATGCAGCCAACTGCCTAGGATACTGCTCTCTGAAATTGCAGCATCAGCAAATGCGGCCTAGAACAAATATCTGTCAGGAAATTATTGGAAGCATAGCATGCAGACCACTGTCAGATTGAAGTAATTGTAGCAGAACAAATTTACATAGACAACCTCCAATACAAGTGTAGAAATGGAAATTTATAATGGAGGTGCAAAGCAAGAACACATTGTATGTCTTTAAAATGGGGACCAAATATAGTCCTTGTGCTCTCATGAAATTATCCTGCGGCCTCTAATTTTCCCCCCTGTGCAACACCACAGAAGAGAAACTAGTTTGTTTGTATAATTGTTAATATTAAAGCATTCTGTACGTTATGTGCTTTACAACGATGCTGAATGTTTGTGAATAATtatctctctcctttttttttacATAGACTCAGAATACAAGACTAAACATAATACGCACAGCTTAGAATGGAACTATTCACCGAAAAGTTCATGCCATGTTAGGGCTAAAAAGGAAGATGCTCAGCTATCATCTATTAGAGAATCAAAGCAGAAAAACATAGATTTCTCTGATAATTCAATTTACCATGAAGATTCCAGAGGGGGCTTAATAACTGAGATTACAGATATTAATGACCATAGTCACCTCAGGGCTGAATATATGAATGCTCTGGAAGCTGAAAACAAAGTTTATAACAGGCTGTCCTCCTCTGGGAAAGAACCTATTAAaacagtgcaggaatctcccagGGGGGCAAAGGTATCCTTTGTCTTTGAGGATCACAATGTAGCTGCCTTTAACCCAAGAAACCTTGGATATGAAAGATTGCTGGATGATAGTCCAAGCAATTTAGATCAACAGACATCTATGTACTTGGCCAATGCAAGTGATATTAAATGCTCAGAGTTTTCGTTCCCAGGGATCGATATAGACAACATTGATACAAATGCTGTTTATGCAAACATCCATGATAGCAGAATGTTTGCAAGTGCAGAAAACATAGAAGAACCATTGTTACATGACATCTGTTATTCAGAGACCACCGATGATGCTGAGGATGAGGATGAGGCCAGTTGTGAGGAAGATATTTCACTTGGAGAGGCAGACAAAACTGACATTCTCAATATTTCTGGGTCTAGTGATGATATAATAGACTTAACGTCACTTCCTCCACCTGGAGGTGATGATGACGATGAAGATGATTTTCTCCTTCACACGCTGAATATAGCAATCGCTGCCCCTCCACCCGGTTTCAGAGATAACAGCTCAGATGAAGAAGATGGCCAGCATCAACCAGTGCAAAGTGCACTTGAGACTGCCCAGACCAAATGTTCTCCAAATGATGACATCCCTGTGTCACTCATAGATGCCGTTCCGACACAGGCCGAAGACCAGAGTGGTGAGCAAGCATTGGATGATGCAGTGGTGTCCACTTTGCAAGCATTGGAGGCACTGGCAGCTTCTGAGGAGCAATCCGTCCAGCAAACTGATGACAGTTCAGGTTCTTTCACCATAGTAACATTTATTCATTGACTGTCATAATGTTCCATCTGTAAACCTGTTAACAACTTGGAAACATTCCAGAACAAATTTTGCCATCAGTGTGTCATCCCATTTTCTGATCTGGCATGCTAATGGAACAGTCTTAGTTGATATTTCATGCATTGGATGCTTTTTATGCACTGAAATTTAAGAATGCTAAACAGTTTGTTTAATAAATCTATTTTATTAAGATTAAAAAAGTGCCTGTGATGAAGTAATTAATTGGGTGTTTATTCTCTTATGGCATACAGGTGTAGTGATATTAAGAGCTTATAGCCCTGAGTCGTCATCGGATTCTGGCAATGAGACAAACTCCTCTGAAATGACTGAAAACTCTGAGGTAGCCTCAGCACAGAAGCATTCTGAGGGTTCCATGCATATGGTTGTGGCCACCAGTGAAGGTTATCAACAACTTCAAGAAGAGCAAACTGAATTCCCAATCTCTCAGAACGAGAACGTAGGGCCCACTTCTAAAATGATTCCAAAAGCCACACATTCCTTGGCTGCTCAACGGGGCAGCAATGCAAAATCCAAAGTTGTGCCTTCGAAACAAATTCTTCCTTCTGAGGAAATTGAGATGGAGCCAGAGACGATGGAGACAAAATCTGTCACTGACTACTTCAGCAAATTGCAGATGGGGTCTCTGATGTATTCTTGCCCAAGTAAGCAAAAAAACAAGACAGGTGATACTAGTGTCAAGATAGCATTTGATGGTAGCATATCAGTGAAAAGGCAGCACGGCAACAGAAAGACAGAACTGGGCGATGACTTGTCATCCAATGGCAAATACAACACATTGATTACAAAGAACAGTCATGGTACAGCCACTTTTGACTTAGAAAGCACCACTTTCCGTAGAGAGACACAAAGTTGGTTTCAAGTTTCAGGGGAAAAAATGACTGATAAGCATTTCCCGGGGTTAATTAATGGTAAAAGTTTTCACAAATCGTGCGTAGTTTCCAGAACGGAACTTGAAGGGAAGGAAGCTGACACTGAAATAGATGATCGTTGTTCCTTGGCCAGCACGTCCGGGCTTGGACGTGATGAAAGCTTTCTTTCTGATACCACTTACATGTCTTCAACCAAACACCTGACTGATTCAGAAGACACAGAGCTTTTCCCCGATGATCACTCGTCAGAGCTTCCAGAAGCTGAGCAGAGTGTGACTAGACTTTGTGAATACCATATGACAAAAAGAATGTCCTCTTTACAAAGCGAGGGTCATTACTCCTTGCAGAGTTCCCAGTGTTCTTCAGTAGATGCAGCCTGCAGTACGGGCAGTAGTACGTGTGCCACCCCAGTGGATTCCCCCCTCTGTACAAATGATATTAAGCACATATTATCGGAATCTTCTCTAAAAGGTCTTGGCTACATTTCAGAAGATCAGCGAACACTCTTGCTTCAAAGCCATGGAACACCATACAAAGATCTGCATCCCCAAGCTGAAGCCATGTGTCATAGGAGAACAGCCCATAACACGCATGCGCCTTCAAATGCTGAACCAATATTTGGTACCATACGTGATGGGTGCCACCGAGTACCCAAGATTAAAGAAACCACAGGTACCTCAGTAAACAGAGATAATATTTACGCAGATGTTGAGCAGCAACATTTAAGATTTGAAAGTAAGTTAGAGAGTGAGGCGAATGATTATTTTCGAGATCAAGAAACGAGTCCTCTTTTGTCAGGTTCACCTCATGAAGTTAGTTCTCAAACTGTTAATACAGATATGGTGGAAAAAGTGTGTAAGTCCCAAGCTGATGATGGTAGTAGTTCATCTCAAGAAATTAAACTCAGCGCATTTCCTCATCTTAAGAGCACACCAATCACATTCCCAAATGAAAATAGCTGTGTAAAGGATCATAAGAAACTTTCTAAGTATTATAGGTCTAACACGTTAACATTCCCTTCCTTAGTTTCAACATCAAAAGATTCAAGCCATTCTAGACACCAGGATTTACTGCCTTCAAGTAAAAGTAGATTACCTAAGAATTCACTGCGTAATTTTAGAAGTATGTTTTTTGCATCCTTACCATCCAAGCTGAGGAGGGAGAATGAGATAGCTAAACAGAGGACTCAGAAACCTAGGCAGCTTGAGGAAACAATTAATAAGGAAAGGAGGCAAGTTGACTGTTTTGACAGACGTGTAGGACAAGATCTGCATTCTGAGCAATGTCTCAGTCTGAGTAAAGGTGCTGCCAGTGAGAATGGAAAAGCTCTGCCTGGAGGTTTTCATGAGAAGCAGCTCTCTGCTGAGGACAAAAAGCAGTGCAACCCAGATTGTAAATTGCAGCATGTTGTCAAGGAGATGCTTAATGATTCTCTGTGTTTTTCTGCCACCCCTAGTGTAGCTTGCACAGAGCCTGAGCAAGAAGGAAGAGGAGGTGCAACTTCAGCATTCACTAAACAATTCAATATCAACAACATTACTCTGCCATCAAACATTTGCAATGATACAATGGTGCCAAGTACCTGCCAAGAGTCACCTGATCGTCCCAAAGTAGAACCAGTGCATACAAAAGCACTAAATAAAACGGCTTGTGAAGTTGGCGGAGGAAGCCTTAAAACTCCTCCCAGAAAGAAGGTGCTGAGGCGTTGCAGCAGCAGTGTTACACCAGGAATGGGAAACGTAGAAACCCTATTAGAAAAATCAAAGACTTCCATAGGATTCCAATATTGCGATCTCCCCGAAATTACTGATCCTCAACCTGTACAGAAAAGAGTTGAACTTCCTCTCGGCGATAGATTATCAAAGAGCCACTCTCAAGGATCAGTGACAACAAATGTATCATGCTGCTCCACGACTGAAGATGGAAAGGAGAGTCTGAGATCATTAGAGATATTTTCAGTGCAAAAGGATTTTCGACACATTAAGCCATTGCCTTTTCCAAAGGTGGAGATGAGCAACTGGAAGTGTCATGGTCCTTTTACCTATTGTTTCCTTAATAAAGACATTGATGCTGAAGATGAAGATGATGGTTATGGCAGTAAGGGCCAATTGTCTTGCTTAGACCAAAATCATCTCTTCTCCAGTTCAACGCAAGCATTCTGTACATCTCCCAGCCCTGCAAATGCCTGGAAAGCTGTGCAACCTACTGTGGGGCCTTGCAGGAAGGCTGGTAGCAGCAAAGGCAAAGAGGAAGAGCACACCGAGACTAATGACATGACATTTGATAGTAGGATTGCCCGAATTAATGCACTAAAGGACACAGGGTATGCATTGCCAGGTGGATTTCTTGCAGCACAGAAAGATGCCAGCGAACTGCTGTCTCTTTTGCAGGCAGGCATTGGACAAAAAGAACACATCAAAGCAGACCTTCATCAACTCCGATTTAGCCAATACAAGCAACTGTTGTCAGTCGAATCCAGAGAGTTGGGAAGTGCTTGCAGGAAAATGGTGGCTGCAGAAAAAAGCCCAGAGGAAATGCTCTTAGCTATGACGTCCAGCTTCCAAGTACTGTGTTGCTTAACAGAAGCCTGCATGCGATTAGTTAAAGTAATGAATTCTGAAACACAGCAACAGGAAATCGTTGCTAAGGTAGACGAGGTTGTAATGAACTATATTTGTCTACTGAGAGCTACTGAAGCAGTATCTGGAGCAGCCCCCATCAACCCTAATGTTAAGGTTTTAGCGCAACATTCAATCACCATGACAACTATCGTAAGCACACTAACCCGTTCACTTAAAATGCTTTTAAATAAATAAGATGCAAATTGTACTTTAAAATGTACCCTTGTAAAGCCATACATAGAGTTTACTGTTAAGTGTGGGGCGACCACACTGACTGCTATAAAGGAAACGTGGTTCATGTGTACATTATGTTTTATATGATGAGGCTGTGAGATATTCAGATGTTATACAGCTCAGTCTGCTAGAACTGTAATGTAATTGAAACTCCCTTTCTGATGACAAGGAGGTATAGAAAGCAATGGTATAAAAATTAGTTATTTTTCATATGGTACCCATGCTCCAGAATGGTTGAGTGGCCTAACCAAAAGAGTGTCAAGATCCCCTAGTACTATAACTgccatttgggggggtggggggagggaggggttggggggctgTGGCTATTTGTCACACATGTGATACTGCATCACTCTGTAAATAATAATTATCTAAAATTTTAAAGTATGCTTTTTAACCAATGCAGATAATATAAACAATAAACGATTAAATTGATCTGTCATGTCTTATTATTGGGCGGACTAATCATGAAAAATTAAAGATGTGCATTTCCTGCCTCCTGCTTTGATTTGTTTTTGCAATAATTGCTTCGCACAAAAACACAATTGACGAATATTGTAATCTGATAGGAGTGTGGAAATTACATAATATGGGGAAATATTTGTAGAGAATATGATTTTTTTCAAGTAGTTACACTGtattaaaatgtatttttaaacaaAGCCCTACAACGCCTTACAGGATTTTGTTAGAACCAGCTGACTTACAAATAATGACTAAACATGAAAGCATTTTTTAAATAGTTGAGCTTTTGTATGTCATGTTCTACTATccatttcagtacttcccaatCACAAGAATCCTTGCACTTTAGAGGAGTGTATCTGTACGTAGGTATTCTTAAACAAATAAAGAAGGCTGTTTTAGACAGAAGGCTCATTTCAGTCTTCAAATAGGGGTCCTAGGACCATAATTGCCATTTAAGTTGCGAATCATCGAGAGCAGGAGCTATGCACACTCCGATCATTTCCATTGTCGACAGGGGCAGCGACCCAGCCTAAGCTTGATACTTCTCTCATTTGAAAACTAGTTGAGCTACTGACACCCCAGGAACTCATTCCGAGGTCGCCTTACCACTGGCCGAAGGCAACCTGCAGGCTGCAAGGAAGTCCTTCTCAGTGACGTTGTGAATTTGACTAATGGGGAACTAGAATATCAAACCCAATTTGTGATGTTATGGAAGAGAGGGGAGTATGAGAACTGTCCCAGACCAAGCAGCCTCGAAACAACAGGAGCAACTTGAATATATGTGGTGCCTTTAACATAGAAAAACCTTTCAAGTTGCTACACAGAGGCTTAATCAGGCAAAAATAAAGCTATTAAGAACATGTCATGTTAAAGCataaaacagacaaaaacaaagaGAGACCTTTATATCTATCATCAGTGCCAATGAGAAGCTGCATATCCATACATGCAGGAGACTGTACATTTTTCATTGTAATTTATTACTCTATTAAAATTGGAACTCAAGGTTTTCAAATGTTTGCTTTCCAAGAATGCGACTTCAATAGTGACAAAAAAGTAGCAGCTTTCACATTGCTCCTCCATTAATGAACTGAATTTAACAAAACTGACATTTGTTTTCTTTTTACTATTAATCAGTGCTAAACATGTTACACCTAATTATATCAACATTTTTACTCACATCTTCACCAACATTACATACAAACAAAATGCAGaagtaggcccctcgagcctgctccgccatttaataatatCGTCGCTGATCTGATAGTCACCTCAAATCTGCATTCCCCACTACACCCtgacaacctttcacccccttgcttaacaagaatatatcaacctctgccttaaaaatattcaaagactctgcttccatcacTCTTTCAGGAAGAAAGTTCTAAAAACTCATGACTCCTCTTGAGAGAAAACATTTCAGCTCATTGACAAAAACAAGAACATTCACCCCTTCATTTGGAGTTTATGGCATTAAGGCTGGTGTGCCAATTTAGATGTATACTCGTCACTTTAAAATGTGAAATTAATGACTATTACATACATTGATAATATGGACAACTTGTCTATATTAATAACTTTGATGAGGGGACTGACTAGTCACATTTGCTGATGATATAAAAATAGGTAGAAAAGCAAGTTGGAAGCAGGATATGGAGAGTCTGTGGAGGGATATAGATCGATAAGTGAGTGGACAAATATCTGGCAGATGCAGTAGGATGTGGTAAAATGTGACGTTGCCCATGTTGGCAGAAAGAATAGAAGAGTAGAATATTTTTAAATAGACTGCAgaatgctgtgatacagagggatataggtgtccttgtacatgaatcagaaGAAAATTAGCATTCAGGTATAACAAGTAAAatctgttggcctttattgcaaggggttggagtataaaagtaggtaaATCTCGCTACAACTCGACTGTGCACTCTtgcgactgcacctggagtactgtgcacatttGTGGTCTTCTTATTTAAGGAGTGATACGCTTACATTGGAAGGCGTTCAAGGAAACTTCACTGGGCTAATTCCTGGGTTGAAGGCTTTGAACGGGATATCAGAATGCATTCCCCAATGGGACGGAGACGTCCATGGTGCGTGCCGATGGggaatgtaaataaatgcaaacggatcttaatgacccatttgcacatATTTAGCGGGCCCAGTGCCCTATGCTCCAGACTCCTGTGATCTCCAGGGCCAAGCTCACAGAGACCATCCGAGTCAAACCgagaaccactcccccccccccccccccccccccccccccccgcaacaatgcactgcctgcccatgcCTCCTCAAGCAGATCTCCCCACGCCCATCCTCCACCACAGGGACTCCTATAACGTGGGACCCACTTAGGAACACCTGTACTAAGGA contains:
- the frmpd4 gene encoding FERM and PDZ domain-containing protein 4 isoform X2; this translates as MDVFSFVKIAKLSGHRTKSLGWLPSPSNWNCSQGLPYGWEMATTKDGRDYYINHVTQSTSFEDPRLEGSQVIQPASRKIEMKRDPVLGFGFVAGSEKPVVVRSVTPGGPSEGKLIPGDQIIKINDEPVSTAPRERVIDLVRSCKESIILTVVQPYPSPKSAFMSAAKKARLKSNPVKVRFSEEVIVNGQVPDTVKDNSLLFMPNVLKVYLENGQTKSFRFDNSTTMKDVILTLQEKLSIKCIEHFSLMLEQRTEGEATKLLLLHDQETLTQRPGSHKMKCLFRISFVPKDPIDLLRRDAVAFEYLYVQSCNDVVQERFGPELKYDVALRLAALQMYILTISTKQSQKVSLKYIEKEWGLETFLPPMVLQSMKEKNVKKALSHILKANQNLVPPGKKLSALQAKVHYLKFLSDLRLYGGRVFKAMLVQGEKHSEVTLLVGPRYGISHVINAKTHLVALLADFSHVNKIEMFSEEENNVRVELNVLDVKPIILLMESTDAMNLACLTAGYYRLLVDSRRSIFNMAHGKRTANNEAGSIIRYSEYKTKHNTHSLEWNYSPKSSCHVRAKKEDAQLSSIRESKQKNIDFSDNSIYHEDSRGGLITEITDINDHSHLRAEYMNALEAENKVYNRLSSSGKEPIKTVQESPRGAKVSFVFEDHNVAAFNPRNLGYERLLDDSPSNLDQQTSMYLANASDIKCSEFSFPGIDIDNIDTNAVYANIHDSRMFASAENIEEPLLHDICYSETTDDAEDEDEASCEEDISLGEADKTDILNISGSSDDIIDLTSLPPPGGDDDDEDDFLLHTLNIAIAAPPPGFRDNSSDEEDGQHQPVQSALETAQTKCSPNDDIPVSLIDAVPTQAEDQSGEQALDDAVVSTLQALEALAASEEQSVQQTDDSSGVVILRAYSPESSSDSGNETNSSEMTENSEVASAQKHSEGSMHMVVATSEGYQQLQEEQTEFPISQNENVGPTSKMIPKATHSLAAQRGSNAKSKVVPSKQILPSEEIEMEPETMETKSVTDYFSKLQMGSLMYSCPSKQKNKTGDTSVKIAFDGSISVKRQHGNRKTELGDDLSSNGKYNTLITKNSHGTATFDLESTTFRRETQSWFQVSGEKMTDKHFPGLINGKSFHKSCVVSRTELEGKEADTEIDDRCSLASTSGLGRDESFLSDTTYMSSTKHLTDSEDTELFPDDHSSELPEAEQSVTRLCEYHMTKRMSSLQSEGHYSLQSSQCSSVDAACSTGSSTCATPVDSPLCTNDIKHILSESSLKGLGYISEDQRTLLLQSHGTPYKDLHPQAEAMCHRRTAHNTHAPSNAEPIFGTIRDGCHRVPKIKETTV